In Dehalogenimonas etheniformans, one genomic interval encodes:
- a CDS encoding YegP family protein yields MAGKFQLYKDKAGEFRFKLMASNGQIIATSEGYKSKASAMNGIESVKTNAPGAALDDQTLEKK; encoded by the coding sequence ATGGCAGGTAAGTTCCAGCTCTACAAGGACAAGGCAGGAGAGTTCCGGTTCAAACTGATGGCCTCCAACGGCCAGATCATCGCCACATCGGAAGGTTACAAGAGCAAGGCCTCCGCGATGAATGGCATCGAATCGGTCAAGACCAACGCCCCCGGTGCCGCCCTCGACGACCAGACCCTGGAAAAGAAATAG
- a CDS encoding DoxX family protein, translated as MKLRGIVVIICAVFVGATLLFAGTGKLPGQSEFAEAMMGTFYTPQLATFFSRVVPWVEIILGTMLLAGFLPRLAALGTVVLALGFIANNVWAIAQGIGKFAHCGDCFGFWERIFGYLTPAGALAVDLVLLVAALAVVLLYPDFFKLRTWAAFVKKNNRKPS; from the coding sequence ATGAAGCTGAGAGGCATCGTCGTCATCATTTGCGCCGTCTTCGTCGGTGCTACCCTGTTGTTCGCCGGTACCGGTAAACTGCCTGGCCAGTCCGAATTCGCCGAGGCAATGATGGGCACCTTCTATACTCCACAGCTGGCGACCTTTTTCAGCCGCGTCGTGCCCTGGGTAGAGATAATCCTCGGAACGATGCTCCTGGCAGGCTTCTTGCCTCGCCTGGCCGCTCTGGGGACGGTCGTCCTGGCCTTGGGTTTTATCGCTAACAACGTCTGGGCTATCGCCCAGGGCATCGGCAAGTTTGCCCACTGCGGCGACTGTTTCGGCTTTTGGGAGAGGATTTTCGGCTACCTGACTCCTGCAGGCGCCCTAGCCGTTGACCTGGTCCTGCTCGTTGCCGCCCTGGCTGTAGTCCTGCTTTATCCGGATTTTTTCAAGCTGCGGACATGGGCGGCATTTGTGAAAAAAAATAATCGTAAACCCTCTTGA
- a CDS encoding DsbA family protein: MTGLSRVVFAIFLIITLGAVGCSHSETTTPPSSPSPGVKVKIVIYSDPQCHACYRLYTEIEPQLNTKYGSNPQVSIETKYTSSIGPASSLATQAMLCASDQGKYSQYRDSILTAWNNIGADAYTLSALEAAAVSLGLNTGTFNSSLESGKYRQAVTDNTIAAGQLNIDNLPTIFVNDTRIVGVQALDVFTSAIDSELNK, encoded by the coding sequence TTGACAGGACTTTCCAGGGTAGTATTCGCTATATTTTTGATTATTACGCTCGGTGCTGTTGGTTGTTCTCACTCCGAAACAACTACCCCGCCATCATCTCCGAGCCCTGGGGTTAAAGTCAAAATCGTCATATACAGCGATCCTCAGTGCCATGCCTGCTACCGGCTCTACACCGAGATCGAACCGCAATTAAATACAAAATACGGAAGTAATCCGCAGGTATCCATCGAAACCAAATATACCTCCAGCATAGGCCCAGCTTCTTCATTGGCCACTCAGGCGATGCTTTGCGCTAGCGATCAGGGTAAATACTCTCAATACCGCGATAGCATTTTGACCGCCTGGAACAACATCGGAGCTGATGCGTACACCCTGTCCGCGCTCGAGGCTGCGGCGGTCTCTCTGGGGCTGAACACCGGGACCTTCAACTCTAGCCTGGAGAGCGGCAAGTATCGCCAGGCCGTCACCGACAACACAATAGCCGCCGGTCAGCTCAACATCGACAACCTACCCACCATTTTCGTCAACGATACGCGCATCGTCGGCGTCCAGGCCTTGGATGTTTTTACCTCGGCGATCGATTCTGAACTCAATAAATAA
- a CDS encoding immune inhibitor A domain-containing protein, with protein sequence MFKRRMSLPVSILLVLGALVFMLPASIPVSAAKITYEATDVGPKIRQWEPTADRIVKDDQQSGGGSATASALTVLDTKIFLILNDYTGQYQATYFDLVADSSKTQVWVQANLAWPAGDSRAKPELTQDQISYILGQFDNNILPKESAYFGTADAHDGSNAYLPSLLGLPEDYYFDSTGRNIVLVSNIRDENYYDSTYPIYIAGFYSPSFETYFDRNIISIDAYDWANRMGPNPHPNPDQSKWRPYLYEGVFAHEWQHLLHDDYDSDEDTFINEGMAEYAEIVCGYTPSLQGHLDAAAANPENSLVVWGDQGDDEILTDYGQAALFQILLNQEYGTEFTQALFHEQANGIAGVNAAFQGQAVDNTFDEFYQQFRLALYQKGSFDLFPDFQVNVGHAGKPNPEAFASPGAPPWGTDYLLVWGYEQIANLKFNGFAFNPITWTSVDGKLWGGTGDLLDNWAIFETQGGGILTFDTEYDIEEFWDFGFVQVSTDDGQTWTSLVNSYTISDHDPSAHPNIIANLPGLTGTSDGTINMSFDLSVYAGQDILVGFRYMTDWATALEGWFIDNIYVDDTLISDGSSTSGFMSLNQVLGISNDYSVSLLGERIRKGVTEYKVLNILDGGFVSDWDSIRQMFDNYTQLLVLVTYKAEIGVASYADYNFQVDPRGGIHIK encoded by the coding sequence GTGTTCAAGCGCAGAATGTCGTTACCAGTCAGTATCCTATTGGTCCTCGGCGCCCTGGTGTTCATGCTTCCCGCGTCTATTCCGGTTTCTGCCGCCAAGATCACTTATGAGGCGACAGACGTTGGGCCTAAGATCAGGCAATGGGAACCCACCGCAGATCGGATCGTTAAAGATGATCAACAAAGTGGTGGAGGTTCCGCCACGGCTTCCGCACTTACAGTATTGGATACAAAAATTTTCTTGATTCTCAACGATTATACTGGTCAATATCAAGCCACATATTTCGATTTAGTTGCCGATTCTTCAAAGACTCAGGTTTGGGTACAAGCAAACCTTGCCTGGCCGGCGGGAGATTCGAGGGCCAAACCGGAGCTCACTCAGGACCAGATTTCATACATCCTCGGCCAATTTGATAATAATATCCTGCCAAAAGAGAGCGCATATTTCGGTACCGCCGATGCTCATGACGGAAGCAACGCATACTTACCATCACTGTTGGGTCTACCCGAAGATTACTATTTTGACTCCACCGGAAGAAATATCGTCCTGGTCAGTAATATCCGGGATGAAAACTACTACGACTCGACTTACCCAATATACATCGCAGGCTTTTATTCACCATCGTTCGAGACCTATTTTGACCGCAACATCATTAGCATAGACGCTTATGATTGGGCCAATCGTATGGGGCCTAATCCTCATCCAAATCCGGATCAATCAAAATGGCGCCCGTATCTTTATGAAGGAGTCTTTGCTCATGAGTGGCAGCATCTGCTCCACGATGACTACGACTCAGATGAAGATACCTTTATCAATGAAGGTATGGCGGAATACGCCGAGATCGTCTGCGGTTACACGCCTTCGTTGCAAGGACACCTTGATGCCGCTGCCGCCAATCCCGAAAACTCACTGGTTGTCTGGGGTGACCAGGGTGATGATGAAATCCTCACCGATTATGGTCAGGCGGCGCTCTTCCAGATCCTGTTGAATCAAGAATATGGAACTGAATTCACACAGGCCTTGTTCCACGAACAGGCCAACGGTATTGCCGGCGTCAACGCAGCCTTCCAAGGACAGGCTGTTGATAACACCTTTGATGAATTCTACCAGCAATTTCGTTTAGCCTTGTACCAAAAAGGATCTTTCGATCTCTTCCCTGACTTCCAGGTAAATGTCGGCCACGCTGGTAAGCCCAATCCTGAAGCCTTCGCAAGCCCTGGCGCGCCTCCATGGGGAACTGATTACCTCCTGGTATGGGGTTATGAACAAATTGCTAACCTTAAGTTCAATGGTTTCGCTTTCAATCCCATTACCTGGACATCGGTGGATGGCAAGCTTTGGGGAGGCACTGGGGATCTTCTCGATAATTGGGCGATTTTTGAAACCCAAGGTGGTGGGATCCTGACTTTTGATACCGAATATGATATCGAAGAGTTTTGGGATTTCGGCTTCGTCCAGGTTTCGACCGACGATGGACAAACATGGACTAGCCTAGTTAATTCCTACACCATTTCGGACCATGATCCTAGTGCCCACCCAAATATCATAGCCAACCTCCCCGGACTTACCGGTACTTCAGATGGAACCATAAACATGAGTTTTGATCTGAGCGTCTATGCAGGTCAGGATATTCTCGTAGGATTCAGGTATATGACCGACTGGGCTACTGCTCTTGAGGGGTGGTTCATCGATAATATATACGTTGATGACACTCTCATCTCGGATGGTTCCTCTACGTCCGGTTTCATGAGCCTCAACCAGGTTCTCGGTATATCAAACGATTATTCGGTTTCTTTGCTTGGTGAGCGAATTCGTAAGGGCGTCACTGAATACAAGGTTCTGAATATTCTCGATGGAGGATTTGTATCTGACTGGGACAGCATTAGGCAGATGTTTGACAACTATACCCAATTGCTAGTTTTAGTCACCTATAAAGCCGAGATAGGCGTAGCAAGTTACGCCGACTACAACTTCCAGGTTGACCCCCGCGGCGGTATCCACATCAAATAG
- a CDS encoding metallophosphoesterase family protein — protein MKYALLADIHANLEALKVVLDDIDRNGGAEEFWLLGDLVNYGPDPCGCLDLLLDLPMVAVAGNHDLASIGLFPTDYFNPEAAAALTWTMSQLRKCDRDYLASLPISMHRHGFTLVHGTPEHPADEYLMTVQQAEHNFGLLETPHACVGHTHVPAVYKREQDGNVRFMPFRPCEPRPIAEGRFIVNPGSVGQPRNGDFRAAYALYDVDTQTMHLRRIPYNLEATQAKMTRAGLPQSLIDRLEIGR, from the coding sequence ATGAAATACGCTCTGCTCGCCGACATCCACGCCAACCTGGAGGCTCTCAAAGTCGTCCTCGACGATATCGATAGGAATGGCGGCGCCGAAGAGTTCTGGCTTCTCGGCGATTTGGTCAATTACGGACCCGACCCCTGTGGCTGTCTTGACCTCCTGCTCGATCTGCCGATGGTGGCTGTGGCCGGCAACCATGACCTCGCCAGCATCGGTCTCTTTCCCACCGATTACTTCAACCCCGAAGCCGCCGCCGCTTTGACGTGGACTATGAGCCAGCTCCGAAAATGTGACCGCGATTACCTTGCCTCTCTGCCCATCTCGATGCATCGTCACGGCTTCACCCTGGTCCACGGCACCCCCGAACACCCAGCCGATGAGTACCTGATGACGGTGCAGCAGGCGGAACATAACTTCGGCTTACTGGAAACTCCCCACGCCTGCGTCGGCCACACCCACGTCCCGGCGGTGTACAAACGGGAACAGGACGGCAACGTGCGGTTCATGCCATTCCGGCCCTGCGAACCGAGACCCATCGCCGAAGGGCGGTTCATCGTCAACCCCGGCAGTGTCGGCCAGCCGAGAAACGGAGACTTCCGCGCCGCTTATGCCCTCTACGATGTCGATACTCAAACGATGCATCTCCGGCGTATCCCCTACAACCTCGAGGCGACTCAAGCCAAGATGACCCGGGCGGGCCTGCCGCAGAGTCTGATCGATCGGTTGGAGATCGGCCGTTAA
- the mscL gene encoding large conductance mechanosensitive channel protein MscL — MLKEFKTFIMRGNVVDLAVGIVIGAAFGAVINSFVKDILMPPIGMLLGGVDFTNMYAILKEGATAGPYDSLAAAQAAGAVTMNFGVFINVIISFLIVAAAIFFVVVKPLNMIAAREAAKKAAAATPAAPTTKDCPYCTTSIPIKATRCPNCTSELR, encoded by the coding sequence ATGCTCAAAGAATTCAAGACCTTTATCATGCGCGGCAATGTCGTCGATCTGGCCGTCGGTATTGTCATCGGCGCAGCCTTCGGCGCCGTAATCAACTCCTTCGTTAAGGACATCCTGATGCCGCCTATTGGTATGCTCCTCGGTGGCGTCGACTTCACCAACATGTACGCCATCCTCAAAGAGGGCGCCACCGCTGGACCGTACGATTCGCTGGCTGCCGCTCAGGCCGCGGGGGCTGTCACTATGAACTTCGGTGTTTTTATTAATGTCATCATCAGCTTTTTGATCGTCGCTGCCGCCATCTTCTTCGTGGTAGTCAAGCCCCTCAATATGATCGCCGCCCGCGAGGCCGCCAAAAAGGCTGCCGCCGCCACGCCGGCTGCACCCACCACCAAGGACTGCCCCTACTGCACGACATCCATCCCGATCAAGGCTACCCGCTGCCCTAACTGTACTTCAGAGCTACGCTAG